In one window of Planifilum fulgidum DNA:
- the treP gene encoding PTS system trehalose-specific EIIBC component encodes MSKDYRRIAEGILQGIGGKENLVQAAHCVTRLRLVLKDEGKVDADKLQKVELVKGHFTNAGVFQIVIGPNEVEKVYKEFVELAGVETATVSDVKEVGAKKLNPFQRLIKTFSDVFMPILPAIITAGLLMGINNLIGAEGLFIEDKSLLEAYPDLQGLWDLINTMANTAFVFLPAIVGWSAAKRFGGSEILGIVLGLLLVHPDLLNAWNYGKAAAGIEGEIPYFDILGLFQIEKVGYQGQILPVFVAAYVLSVVEKWLKKRVPNAIQLLVVPITTIVITGGLALAVIGPVTRHLGDLLTQGIVMIYDAAPAVGALLFGSLYAPLVITGMHHMFIAVDLQLITQNGGTFIWPMIALSNIAQGSAALAMFWVAKNANEKSMASTSALSAYFGITEPAMFGVNLRHKFPFYAALTGSALGAVFISLNGVLAPAIGVGGLPAFISIMVQHIPMFLVGMAIVLIVPFVLTILFHHIGKKRTQKSPA; translated from the coding sequence ATGTCCAAGGATTACCGTCGAATCGCCGAAGGAATCCTGCAAGGCATCGGGGGAAAAGAGAATCTCGTCCAAGCGGCCCATTGCGTGACGAGGCTTCGGCTCGTGCTGAAGGATGAGGGAAAAGTCGATGCGGACAAGCTGCAAAAGGTGGAATTGGTAAAGGGACATTTCACCAATGCGGGCGTTTTTCAAATCGTCATCGGACCCAACGAGGTGGAAAAAGTATATAAGGAATTTGTGGAACTGGCCGGCGTTGAAACCGCCACCGTCTCGGACGTGAAAGAGGTGGGGGCCAAAAAACTGAATCCATTCCAGCGATTGATCAAAACCTTTTCCGATGTGTTCATGCCCATTTTGCCGGCCATCATCACCGCCGGTCTGCTGATGGGAATCAACAACCTGATCGGGGCGGAAGGGCTGTTTATCGAGGACAAAAGTCTGCTGGAAGCCTACCCCGATCTCCAGGGCCTGTGGGATCTCATCAACACGATGGCCAACACCGCCTTCGTCTTCCTCCCCGCCATCGTCGGTTGGTCCGCCGCAAAACGGTTCGGAGGCTCGGAAATCCTGGGAATCGTGTTGGGACTGCTTCTGGTTCATCCCGACCTCTTGAACGCCTGGAATTACGGAAAGGCGGCGGCGGGAATCGAAGGGGAGATTCCCTATTTCGACATTCTCGGCCTTTTCCAGATCGAAAAAGTGGGTTACCAGGGCCAGATTCTGCCCGTGTTTGTGGCGGCCTACGTCCTGAGCGTCGTTGAAAAATGGCTGAAAAAGCGGGTGCCCAACGCCATCCAACTGCTTGTGGTCCCCATCACGACGATCGTCATCACCGGCGGGCTCGCCTTGGCGGTCATCGGACCCGTCACCCGTCACCTCGGGGACCTGCTCACCCAGGGAATCGTGATGATCTACGATGCCGCCCCGGCGGTGGGAGCTTTGCTTTTCGGTTCCCTGTACGCTCCCCTGGTGATCACGGGGATGCACCACATGTTCATCGCCGTCGACCTGCAACTGATCACTCAAAACGGCGGCACCTTCATCTGGCCGATGATCGCCCTGTCCAACATCGCCCAGGGAAGCGCGGCCCTCGCCATGTTCTGGGTCGCCAAAAACGCCAACGAGAAGAGCATGGCTTCCACCTCGGCCCTGTCCGCCTATTTCGGCATCACCGAACCGGCGATGTTCGGGGTGAACCTGCGGCATAAATTCCCCTTCTACGCGGCGCTTACCGGTTCGGCTCTGGGGGCGGTCTTCATCTCCCTCAACGGCGTGTTGGCACCCGCCATCGGCGTCGGGGGACTGCCGGCCTTCATCTCCATCATGGTGCAACACATCCCGATGTTCCTGGTCGGCATGGCGATTGTCCTCATCGTGCCCTTCGTGCTGACGATTCTGTTTCACCACATCGGCAAAAAAAGGACCCAAAAATCCCCAGCCTGA
- a CDS encoding PTS sugar transporter subunit IIB, with protein sequence MSEPIRLIILCSWGATSSQLAKKVKEAADKRGIELTADAGGTGEFKKKADQYNVALLEPQVRHLKKEMEKIAEEHGIPLEIVDQRAFALMDGDKVLDQVLTMMKGRREP encoded by the coding sequence ATGTCCGAGCCGATCCGACTGATCATCTTGTGCAGCTGGGGAGCGACCTCCAGTCAGCTGGCCAAAAAAGTGAAGGAGGCGGCGGACAAGCGGGGAATCGAATTGACGGCCGATGCGGGCGGAACGGGCGAATTCAAAAAGAAAGCCGACCAGTATAATGTCGCCCTGCTGGAGCCCCAGGTACGCCATCTGAAGAAGGAAATGGAGAAAATCGCTGAAGAACACGGCATTCCCCTGGAAATCGTCGATCAAAGGGCCTTTGCCCTGATGGACGGAGACAAGGTGTTGGATCAAGTCCTGACGATGATGAAAGGGAGACGGGAACCATGA
- a CDS encoding 3-oxoacyl-ACP synthase encodes MATRERIGILATGVYLPERVMTGREIAAAAGLPVEVVEKKMGIVQKPVPGDDDHTCEMGARAARRAIAGAGIDPEEIDVVVYVGEEYKEYPVWTAGIHLQRLVGARRAWAFDVSQRCGTFILGLKLAKDMMRADPSVRTVLLAGGYRNVDLVDYRNERTRFLFNLAAGAGAAILRRGLSRNEVLESHIITDGSFSEDVVIRAGGTKKPLTPEGIARGDHLLDVPDPRGMRRRLEERSIRNFLEAIRQALAKSGYTERDIDYLGILHMKRSAHERVLEELGLSGDQTIYLDHYGHIGQFDPVLSLELGLREKKIREGDLVVLVSAGIGYAWGATVIRWGEGTSKEG; translated from the coding sequence ATGGCGACCCGCGAGAGGATCGGCATCCTGGCCACCGGCGTCTATCTTCCGGAACGGGTGATGACGGGGCGGGAGATAGCGGCGGCCGCCGGCCTGCCGGTGGAGGTGGTGGAAAAAAAGATGGGGATCGTGCAGAAACCGGTACCCGGAGATGACGATCACACCTGTGAGATGGGGGCCCGCGCCGCCCGGAGGGCCATCGCCGGGGCGGGAATCGATCCGGAGGAGATCGATGTGGTCGTTTACGTCGGTGAAGAGTACAAGGAATACCCCGTTTGGACCGCGGGGATTCACCTGCAGCGGCTGGTGGGGGCGAGGCGGGCCTGGGCCTTCGACGTGTCCCAGCGCTGCGGGACGTTCATTCTGGGGCTCAAGTTGGCGAAGGACATGATGCGCGCCGATCCGTCGGTCCGCACGGTGCTCCTGGCCGGCGGATACCGAAATGTGGACTTGGTGGATTACCGGAACGAGCGAACCCGGTTCCTGTTCAATCTGGCAGCCGGAGCGGGGGCGGCGATTCTGCGGCGGGGTTTGTCCCGAAACGAAGTGCTGGAAAGTCACATCATCACCGACGGCTCCTTCTCCGAGGACGTGGTGATCCGGGCCGGGGGAACCAAGAAGCCGCTGACTCCGGAGGGGATCGCCCGGGGGGATCACCTGCTGGATGTCCCGGATCCCCGGGGGATGCGGCGGCGGCTGGAGGAGCGGTCGATCCGCAACTTTCTCGAGGCGATCCGGCAAGCCTTGGCCAAGAGCGGTTATACGGAGCGGGACATCGATTATCTCGGCATTCTTCACATGAAGCGGTCGGCCCACGAACGGGTTCTGGAGGAGCTGGGGCTGTCCGGGGACCAGACGATTTATCTGGATCATTACGGACACATCGGGCAGTTCGATCCCGTTTTGTCCCTGGAGCTGGGGCTCCGGGAGAAAAAAATCCGGGAAGGGGATCTGGTCGTCCTCGTCAGCGCGGGGATCGGTTATGCCTGGGGGGCGACGGTGATCCGGTGGGGAGAAGGAACGTCCAAGGAGGGTTGA
- the treC gene encoding alpha,alpha-phosphotrehalase: MKNLRNEDWRKSVIYQIYPKSFYSAKNQPTGDLAGIIEKLDYLAYLGVDYIWITPIYPSPQRDNGYDVSDYYAIDPRYGTMEEFKRLVEEARRRKIGIIMDMVFNHTSTEHKWFQEARKSPDNPYRSFYIWRDRPNNWRSKFGGSAWEYDETAQQYYLHLFDKTQADLNWENERVRREIYKIMKFWADMGVAGFRLDVINLISKDQRFPDATGEGPMNDGRKFYTDGPRVHEFLQEMHREVLEGTNLITVGEMSSTTIEHGVKYSRPDRKELNMIFSFHHMKVDYPGGEKWVKGSFDLLKLKKVMSEWQRGMHEGGGWNALFWCNHDQPRVVSRFGNDTVFRRESATMLATALHMLQGTPFIYQGEEIGMTNPHFESIDEYRDVETLNAYRLHPDKKAVMEAIKQKSRDNARTPMQWNSEKYAGFSTVEPWIKVAPNYKEINVEKELKDPRSILHHYKKLIRLRKDYDIITYGKYELLLEDHPRLWAYTRSLEGEALLVVNNFSEKETEFHLPEGLPFARWKHRVLIANYEDAPSDFRRILLRPYESVVFHFTR; encoded by the coding sequence ATGAAGAACCTCAGAAACGAAGACTGGAGAAAATCGGTCATCTATCAGATCTACCCCAAAAGCTTTTACAGCGCCAAAAACCAACCCACCGGAGATCTCGCGGGCATCATCGAAAAACTGGACTACCTCGCCTATCTGGGCGTCGATTACATCTGGATCACGCCGATCTATCCCTCTCCGCAAAGGGACAACGGCTATGACGTAAGCGATTATTACGCCATCGACCCCCGCTACGGAACGATGGAGGAGTTCAAAAGGCTGGTCGAAGAAGCGCGCCGGCGCAAGATCGGCATCATCATGGACATGGTGTTCAACCACACGTCCACCGAGCACAAATGGTTTCAGGAGGCCCGCAAATCCCCGGACAATCCGTACCGCTCCTTTTATATCTGGCGGGATCGGCCCAACAACTGGCGCTCCAAATTCGGCGGTTCCGCCTGGGAGTATGACGAGACGGCCCAGCAATACTACTTGCATCTGTTCGACAAAACCCAGGCGGACCTGAATTGGGAAAACGAACGGGTGCGGCGGGAAATCTACAAAATCATGAAATTCTGGGCGGACATGGGCGTCGCGGGATTCCGCCTGGACGTCATCAATCTGATCTCCAAGGATCAGCGCTTTCCGGACGCCACCGGAGAGGGGCCGATGAACGACGGCCGCAAATTTTACACCGACGGCCCCAGGGTCCACGAGTTCCTTCAGGAAATGCACCGGGAGGTGCTGGAAGGCACCAACCTGATCACCGTGGGGGAAATGTCCTCCACCACCATCGAACACGGGGTGAAATACTCCCGGCCGGACCGGAAGGAACTGAACATGATTTTCAGCTTTCACCACATGAAGGTGGATTATCCCGGCGGTGAGAAATGGGTGAAAGGCTCCTTCGACCTCTTGAAATTGAAAAAAGTGATGTCCGAATGGCAAAGGGGGATGCATGAAGGCGGGGGTTGGAACGCCCTTTTCTGGTGCAACCACGATCAGCCCCGCGTCGTCTCCCGGTTTGGAAACGACACCGTCTTTCGGCGCGAGTCGGCCACCATGCTGGCCACGGCGCTGCACATGCTCCAGGGAACTCCCTTTATTTACCAGGGCGAAGAGATCGGCATGACCAATCCCCATTTTGAATCCATCGATGAATACCGCGATGTGGAAACATTGAACGCCTACCGCCTTCACCCGGACAAAAAGGCCGTCATGGAAGCCATCAAGCAAAAATCCCGGGACAACGCGCGCACGCCCATGCAGTGGAACAGCGAAAAATACGCCGGATTTTCCACCGTCGAGCCCTGGATCAAAGTCGCTCCCAACTACAAAGAGATCAACGTGGAAAAGGAACTCAAGGATCCGCGTTCCATCCTCCATCACTACAAAAAACTGATCCGGCTGAGGAAAGACTACGATATCATCACCTACGGAAAATACGAACTCCTTTTGGAAGACCATCCCCGCCTGTGGGCCTATACGCGCAGTCTGGAAGGCGAGGCGCTTCTGGTCGTAAACAACTTTTCCGAAAAGGAGACCGAATTTCACCTGCCCGAGGGCCTTCCCTTCGCCCGCTGGAAACACCGGGTGCTCATCGCCAACTACGAAGACGCCCCCTCCGATTTCAGGCGGATTCTCCTTAGACCCTATGAATCCGTCGTCTTCCACTTCACCCGGTGA
- a CDS encoding branched-chain amino acid ABC transporter permease, whose amino-acid sequence MVRRIAAFRSRLLCGGITALLFLLPFLTDSRSLLILLTQIFIFAVFAMSYDLLLGYTGIVSFGHAMFFGIGAYTVGIWMKRGEATTESFLLSILVTIALAALVSYLVGMLSLRLKSHYYAMLTLAFAGLFQVAAEKWRGLTMGNDGFTFSVPDWLRDRETVYFIALFFMIFAFYFLLRFTRSPMGRVLQAIRENEQRTEALGYRVLDYKVAASVLSGILAGLSGLMYGLTLRFVNTSVFSVEITLDVLLMTIIGGVGTLVGGIVGAALIELTHDALTDLAKVHPLFERWIILFGIVYILAVLFFPKGIVGTLQNWRFARPVRREPDAGFEGEKV is encoded by the coding sequence ATGGTTCGGCGAATCGCCGCTTTCCGGTCGCGGCTTCTATGCGGCGGCATCACGGCGCTTCTTTTTTTGCTTCCCTTCTTGACCGATTCCCGCAGCCTCTTGATTCTGCTGACGCAGATATTCATCTTTGCCGTTTTTGCCATGAGTTACGATCTGCTGTTGGGATACACCGGCATCGTTTCCTTCGGCCATGCGATGTTTTTCGGAATCGGGGCCTACACCGTCGGGATCTGGATGAAGCGGGGGGAAGCGACGACGGAGAGCTTTTTGCTCTCCATCCTGGTGACGATCGCCCTGGCCGCGTTGGTCAGTTATCTGGTGGGCATGTTGTCCCTGCGGCTGAAAAGCCACTATTACGCCATGCTGACCCTGGCCTTCGCCGGTTTGTTTCAGGTGGCGGCGGAGAAATGGCGTGGCCTCACCATGGGCAATGACGGGTTCACCTTTTCGGTCCCCGATTGGCTGCGGGACCGGGAAACCGTCTATTTCATCGCCCTGTTTTTCATGATTTTCGCCTTTTACTTCCTGCTTCGATTCACCCGGTCGCCGATGGGGCGGGTGCTGCAGGCGATCCGGGAGAATGAGCAGCGGACGGAAGCCCTGGGATATCGGGTGCTCGATTACAAAGTGGCGGCCAGCGTCCTGTCGGGGATTCTCGCCGGCCTCAGCGGACTGATGTACGGATTGACCCTCCGCTTCGTCAACACGTCGGTTTTTTCCGTCGAGATCACCCTGGACGTGCTGCTGATGACCATCATCGGCGGTGTCGGCACCCTGGTGGGGGGCATCGTCGGGGCGGCGCTGATCGAGCTGACGCACGATGCGCTGACCGATTTGGCCAAGGTGCACCCGCTGTTCGAGCGATGGATCATTTTGTTCGGCATCGTGTACATTTTGGCTGTCCTCTTTTTTCCCAAAGGGATTGTCGGAACGCTCCAAAATTGGCGGTTCGCCCGCCCGGTGCGGAGAGAACCCGATGCCGGATTTGAGGGGGAGAAGGTCTGA
- a CDS encoding extracellular catalytic domain type 1 short-chain-length polyhydroxyalkanoate depolymerase, whose amino-acid sequence MASPNWKRIVWILVLTLLTGAALTAETKPVLAAGSFTRHEYGGGFHFKVYVPGGYRGEPVPLMVMLHGCTQNADDFAAGTQMNRLAEEENFIVLYPEMNPSANINRCWNWFLDANQHRGSGEPAVIKGMVDWVKSRYRIDGNRVYVAGFSAGGAMSVIMGAAYPDVFRGVAVHSGLEYDAANSLLEATMAMLYGEPDPDAKGYLAYREMGGNSRLMPVLVLHGTADYTVSPINGHQTLAQWAQTNDYADDFSDNGSVDAAADQTITGSANGRTYTRYIYNDRHGNRLLEKWIVNGLGHAWSGGSASGTYTDSRGPEASRILWEFFSSR is encoded by the coding sequence GTGGCTTCCCCGAATTGGAAACGCATCGTCTGGATTCTTGTCCTCACACTCTTGACCGGTGCGGCATTGACGGCGGAAACCAAACCGGTTTTGGCCGCCGGGAGCTTCACCCGCCATGAGTATGGAGGCGGATTCCATTTCAAAGTGTATGTTCCCGGAGGCTATAGGGGGGAACCGGTTCCCCTCATGGTCATGCTTCACGGCTGCACCCAGAACGCCGATGACTTTGCGGCGGGTACGCAGATGAATCGGCTGGCGGAAGAAGAGAATTTCATCGTCCTTTACCCGGAGATGAATCCCTCTGCCAACATTAACCGCTGTTGGAACTGGTTTTTGGACGCCAACCAGCACCGGGGATCCGGAGAACCGGCCGTCATCAAGGGAATGGTGGACTGGGTGAAGAGCCGCTACCGGATCGACGGAAACCGGGTCTATGTCGCCGGGTTCTCGGCGGGGGGAGCCATGAGCGTGATCATGGGCGCCGCCTATCCCGATGTTTTCCGCGGGGTGGCCGTTCATTCCGGTTTGGAATACGACGCGGCCAACTCCCTGCTGGAGGCGACGATGGCCATGCTGTACGGAGAGCCGGATCCGGACGCGAAGGGGTATTTGGCCTACAGGGAAATGGGCGGCAACAGCCGGTTGATGCCGGTCCTCGTCCTCCACGGGACCGCCGACTACACCGTCTCCCCCATCAACGGCCACCAAACCCTCGCCCAATGGGCCCAGACCAACGATTACGCCGACGACTTTAGCGACAATGGGTCGGTGGACGCCGCCGCGGATCAAACCATCACCGGAAGCGCCAACGGACGGACCTACACCCGTTACATCTACAACGACCGTCACGGGAACCGCCTGCTGGAAAAATGGATCGTAAACGGGTTGGGGCACGCCTGGTCCGGGGGAAGCGCCTCCGGGACCTACACCGATTCCCGGGGGCCGGAGGCCAGCCGCATCCTGTGGGAATTCTTCTCCTCCCGCTGA
- a CDS encoding alpha/beta fold hydrolase has product MKPIRIGTVELSNGEKLGYRMREGGERALVLIHGNMTSSAHWDLVLERIDERFKVYAVDLRGFGLSTYRRPVESLRDFAADVKEWIDALGLNRYSVMGWSMGGGVAMHLAADRPEQVEKLILLASVSTRGYPFYETDDKGQPTGRRLRTKEEIAADPGKTLPILRALKRRDKEFLRKLWETLIYTHRRPDPDRYEAYLEDMLTQRNLAEVYHALNTFNISDRHNGLVGGTGEAKRIVAPTLVLWGDRDRVVPERMALEIVEDIGPGARPVGLTDCGHSPLVDDPDQLLDRVTQFLDE; this is encoded by the coding sequence ATGAAACCGATTCGCATCGGCACGGTGGAACTTTCCAACGGGGAGAAGCTGGGGTATCGAATGCGGGAGGGAGGGGAACGGGCGCTGGTCCTGATCCACGGAAATATGACTTCTTCCGCCCATTGGGACCTGGTCCTGGAGCGAATCGACGAGCGGTTCAAGGTGTATGCCGTCGATCTGCGGGGATTCGGCCTTTCCACCTATCGCCGTCCGGTGGAGTCCCTTCGGGATTTTGCGGCCGATGTGAAGGAGTGGATCGACGCCCTGGGACTGAATCGCTATTCGGTCATGGGCTGGTCAATGGGAGGCGGAGTGGCCATGCATCTGGCGGCGGATCGCCCGGAGCAGGTGGAAAAACTGATTCTCCTCGCGTCGGTGTCGACCCGGGGCTACCCCTTTTATGAGACCGATGACAAGGGGCAGCCCACGGGCCGGCGGCTTAGGACCAAAGAGGAGATCGCCGCCGACCCGGGAAAGACGCTTCCGATCCTCCGCGCCCTGAAGCGGCGGGACAAGGAGTTTCTGCGCAAGTTGTGGGAAACGCTCATTTACACCCATCGCCGCCCCGATCCGGATCGGTATGAGGCGTATCTGGAGGACATGCTGACCCAGCGGAATTTGGCGGAGGTGTATCACGCGCTGAATACCTTCAACATCAGCGATCGGCACAACGGGCTGGTGGGCGGGACGGGGGAGGCGAAGCGGATCGTCGCTCCCACCCTCGTGCTGTGGGGGGATCGCGACCGCGTCGTGCCGGAGAGGATGGCTTTGGAGATTGTGGAGGACATCGGGCCGGGCGCCCGGCCGGTCGGCCTGACCGATTGCGGCCATTCCCCGCTGGTGGATGATCCGGATCAGCTGTTGGATCGGGTGACGCAGTTTCTCGATGAATAG
- a CDS encoding ABC transporter ATP-binding protein, producing the protein MLLELRDLHTVIGRHHILQGVSFGVPRGEVTVLLGRNGAGKSTTLRSIMGLSPVVRGEVRFEGEAIQFLPTHVIARKGIGYVPEDMGLFGDLTVEENLKLAMGKEDPPAAERLAWILGLFSDLKMYWRRKSGDLSGGQKQMLSIARAFVQNRSLLLIDEPSKGLSPIMVGKMVEGIREIKERTTILLVEQNFSMARAVGDRFVILDGGRCVHSGPMEELKRDKELQRRFLGIA; encoded by the coding sequence ATGCTCCTTGAGTTGAGGGATCTCCACACCGTGATCGGACGGCACCACATCCTGCAGGGGGTTTCCTTCGGGGTTCCCCGGGGGGAGGTGACGGTGCTTCTGGGGAGGAACGGTGCGGGGAAGAGCACGACGCTCCGGTCGATCATGGGGCTTTCCCCGGTGGTGCGGGGGGAGGTACGGTTTGAAGGGGAGGCGATCCAGTTCCTGCCCACCCATGTGATCGCCCGGAAGGGGATCGGATATGTTCCCGAGGATATGGGCCTTTTCGGCGATCTGACGGTGGAAGAAAATCTGAAGTTGGCCATGGGAAAGGAAGATCCCCCCGCGGCGGAGCGGCTCGCATGGATTCTCGGGCTCTTTTCCGACTTGAAGATGTATTGGCGGCGAAAAAGCGGAGATTTGAGCGGGGGACAGAAACAGATGCTGTCGATCGCCCGGGCCTTCGTCCAGAACCGGTCTCTTCTGCTGATCGACGAACCGAGCAAGGGGCTCTCTCCCATCATGGTGGGCAAAATGGTCGAAGGGATCCGGGAGATCAAGGAGCGGACCACCATTTTGTTGGTGGAGCAGAACTTTTCCATGGCCCGGGCCGTGGGCGATCGGTTTGTGATCCTGGACGGCGGCCGCTGCGTCCATAGCGGCCCGATGGAAGAATTGAAAAGGGACAAGGAATTGCAGAGGCGGTTTTTGGGAATCGCCTGA
- a CDS encoding PTS lactose/cellobiose transporter subunit IIA, whose translation MDLEQAIFHLVLYGGNARGKAYEALDAAEEFRFEEAEKLLQEAEAELMKGHKWQTDLVQSTGDDPPSFLAIHAQDHLMTALAELNLVKRFVKNYRLIEELKKRVEALENR comes from the coding sequence TTGGATCTGGAACAAGCGATTTTCCATCTCGTGCTTTACGGAGGAAACGCCCGCGGAAAGGCGTATGAAGCGCTGGATGCGGCGGAGGAATTCCGGTTTGAGGAAGCGGAGAAGCTGCTTCAGGAAGCGGAAGCGGAGTTGATGAAGGGGCACAAGTGGCAGACGGATTTGGTGCAATCGACGGGGGATGATCCCCCGAGCTTTCTCGCCATCCATGCCCAGGATCATCTCATGACGGCGCTGGCGGAATTGAATTTGGTCAAGCGGTTTGTAAAAAACTACCGTTTGATCGAGGAGCTGAAAAAGCGGGTGGAAGCATTGGAGAATCGTTGA
- a CDS encoding PTS sugar transporter subunit IIC — MNIMNWLENRLMEPLGRLAQNTYLQAIRDAFVIFALPVILTGAIFLIIANPPTSIEWAPIQAWANAVEPIQAQILFPFQLTFGIMAVTVAFGIGYSLGERRDVDSVMAGILSMLAFLMTAFPVEDITKIPFGKILDYLGGQGLFVAIILGILTTEAMRFLIKRGFAFELPAGVPPYVMRTFRVLVPFMVILPTVWILEWIVWANFGITIPQAVLELFSPLVAASNSYPAALGMILLMMVLWGMGIHGMNVVSSVAYPFWMTQLAENAEAVSAGATAHGIVTEPFFHMFAHIGGSGATWGLVIFMLLSRSRQLKEVGKTALIPAIFNINEPVIFGLPIVLNPIMFIPFVLGPAVIVTINYILFATGILPPVIIQPPFTVPIFLGGFIATGGSVLAGLVQVIDAVIAALIYWPFFKRYEKTLIEQEQSAQEG; from the coding sequence ATGAACATCATGAATTGGCTGGAAAACCGGCTCATGGAACCCCTTGGGCGATTGGCCCAAAACACCTATCTCCAAGCAATCCGGGACGCCTTCGTCATTTTTGCGCTGCCGGTCATCCTGACGGGTGCGATTTTTCTCATCATCGCCAACCCGCCCACCTCGATTGAATGGGCGCCGATCCAGGCCTGGGCGAACGCGGTCGAGCCGATTCAGGCGCAGATCCTGTTCCCGTTCCAGCTCACGTTTGGCATCATGGCCGTCACGGTCGCCTTCGGCATCGGGTACAGCCTCGGCGAACGCAGGGATGTGGATTCGGTCATGGCGGGAATCCTTTCCATGCTCGCCTTTTTGATGACCGCCTTCCCGGTGGAGGACATCACCAAGATCCCCTTCGGAAAGATCTTGGATTATCTCGGCGGGCAAGGGTTGTTCGTCGCCATCATTTTGGGGATCTTGACAACCGAGGCGATGCGCTTTCTCATCAAGCGGGGATTCGCCTTTGAATTGCCGGCGGGCGTTCCCCCGTACGTGATGCGGACCTTCCGCGTTCTGGTTCCTTTCATGGTGATTTTGCCGACCGTCTGGATCCTGGAATGGATCGTCTGGGCCAATTTCGGCATCACGATTCCGCAGGCCGTTCTGGAGTTGTTCAGCCCCCTCGTCGCGGCATCCAACTCCTATCCTGCCGCCCTTGGCATGATCCTGTTGATGATGGTGCTCTGGGGGATGGGAATCCACGGAATGAACGTGGTGTCTTCCGTGGCGTATCCCTTCTGGATGACTCAGTTGGCGGAGAACGCTGAGGCCGTCAGCGCCGGAGCGACCGCCCACGGAATCGTGACGGAGCCCTTCTTCCACATGTTCGCCCATATCGGCGGGTCCGGGGCGACCTGGGGTCTGGTGATCTTCATGTTGCTCTCGCGTTCCCGCCAATTGAAGGAAGTGGGGAAAACGGCCCTGATTCCGGCGATCTTCAACATCAACGAACCCGTCATCTTCGGTCTGCCGATCGTGTTGAATCCGATCATGTTCATTCCCTTTGTTCTCGGACCGGCGGTGATCGTCACGATCAACTACATTCTGTTCGCCACCGGGATTTTGCCGCCGGTGATCATTCAACCGCCGTTCACCGTCCCGATTTTCCTCGGTGGTTTCATCGCCACCGGCGGTTCCGTCCTTGCCGGATTGGTTCAGGTGATCGATGCGGTGATCGCCGCCCTGATTTACTGGCCGTTCTTTAAACGGTACGAAAAGACGCTGATCGAACAGGAACAATCGGCCCAAGAGGGCTGA
- a CDS encoding branched-chain amino acid ABC transporter permease yields the protein MDIVINLIINGLATGMLLFLLAAGLTLIFGLMHVLNFAHGGLFVWGAYAGVWLYLWTGSFAAGLLGACSAGLLLGFVMERLIIRPVYGDPTRQILITLGVMLVLSELVKVFWGSNQISVPPLDFLEGSWRIGEIVLIKYRVFVITAGVLIFALLQGLLKKTRVGLIIRAGAIHREMVESLGINVKRYFLLVFMLGAALAALAGVLFAPYSGAIYAEMGMEYAILAFIVVVVGGLGSVSGSALAALMVGLASAFMNYFLPDAALAVNMLLMAAVLLFKPSGLFGARG from the coding sequence ATGGACATTGTGATCAATCTGATCATCAACGGTTTGGCGACGGGAATGCTGCTTTTTCTCCTGGCCGCGGGATTGACTCTCATTTTCGGTCTCATGCACGTGCTCAATTTCGCCCACGGCGGCCTGTTCGTCTGGGGCGCCTATGCCGGAGTGTGGCTGTATCTTTGGACCGGGAGTTTTGCTGCGGGGCTTTTGGGCGCCTGTTCGGCCGGGCTGCTCTTGGGCTTTGTCATGGAACGCCTGATTATCCGGCCGGTTTACGGGGATCCCACGCGGCAGATTTTGATCACGCTCGGTGTGATGCTGGTGCTGAGCGAACTGGTGAAGGTATTCTGGGGTTCCAACCAGATCAGCGTTCCGCCCCTCGACTTCCTGGAGGGCAGCTGGCGGATCGGCGAGATCGTCCTCATCAAGTACCGGGTGTTTGTCATAACGGCGGGGGTTTTGATCTTTGCGCTGCTGCAGGGGCTTTTGAAGAAGACGCGGGTGGGGCTGATCATCCGGGCGGGCGCGATCCATCGCGAGATGGTGGAATCGCTGGGTATCAATGTTAAACGATATTTTTTGTTGGTGTTCATGCTGGGAGCCGCACTGGCGGCGTTGGCCGGCGTGCTGTTCGCTCCCTATTCGGGCGCGATTTATGCGGAAATGGGGATGGAGTACGCGATTCTCGCCTTCATCGTCGTGGTGGTGGGGGGACTGGGCAGTGTGTCCGGTTCCGCTTTGGCGGCGCTGATGGTGGGGCTGGCCAGCGCCTTCATGAATTATTTTCTTCCCGATGCCGCTTTGGCGGTCAACATGCTGCTGATGGCGGCGGTGCTCCTGTTCAAACCGTCCGGCCTGTTCGGAGCGAGGGGGTGA